The DNA region GGAGCTGGCGGCGCGCGGGACGGGCGACTGCCTGACGGGCCTTGGTTGCAGCCCTGGCCAGGTCGAAGGCACGGCACGGGTGGTGCATTCTCTGCGCGAGATCGACAGTCTGCGCGCGGGCGACATCCTCGTCACGCAATACACCGACCCTGGTTGGACCCCGGCGTTGGGCCTGGTGTCCGGCGTCGTCACCCAGGTCGGCGGCATGCTGTCGCACGCAGCGGTGATCAGCCGGGAGTACGGCATTCCCGCTGTGCTCAACGTCGCCAACGCGACATCGCTGATCCGCTCAGGCCAACAGGTGCGCATCGACGGGCGTGCGGGCACCGTCGAACTGCTCGACCATTGCGAGGAACAGGTGGCTTCGTGAAATTCGTGTGTGTGACCGGTGTCGACGGCTCGGGCAAGTCGACGCAGATTTCTGCGCTCGCGCGGGCGTTCGCCGAACAAGGGCGGGCGGCGGGGCGAGTCTCTATTTGGGACGGGCTTTCCAGCGAGCGCATGAGGGGCGCGCTTGCTTTCCGCTCGCGCGAGGATGTGTACCGCTACCTGGGGATGCTCACTCCGGCGGCTCGGGCCTACTTCCTGTTCCACGCCTTACAGGTGTCGATGGACCTCGCTGTCGCTGGCGTGTGGGACGTGCTGCTGCTGGACGGCTACTGGTACAAGTACTACGCCACAGAAGTGGCGCACGGGGCCGACCGAGAAGCCGTGCGCGCCATGGCGTTGGGGTTCGCGCGCCCCGACCGGACGTTCTACCTGACGGTCGACCCCGCCGTCGCAACCGCACGAAAAGCCTGTCGCAGCGATTACGAAAGCGGTTACGGGGACGCGCGGCGCTTCTTGGATTTCCAGCGCCGCAGCCAGACGTTGCTCGACGCGCTCGCTCGCGAGCACCGGTGGA from Segniliparus rotundus DSM 44985 includes:
- a CDS encoding dTMP kinase; this encodes MTGVDGSGKSTQISALARAFAEQGRAAGRVSIWDGLSSERMRGALAFRSREDVYRYLGMLTPAARAYFLFHALQVSMDLAVAGVWDVLLLDGYWYKYYATEVAHGADREAVRAMALGFARPDRTFYLTVDPAVATARKACRSDYESGYGDARRFLDFQRRSQTLLDALAREHRWTALDGRSEPEQITRTIFGELQKEGAA